The Gopherus flavomarginatus isolate rGopFla2 chromosome 4, rGopFla2.mat.asm, whole genome shotgun sequence genomic interval tggctcagctggggaagggggttggggtgtgggagagagtttgggtgcaggggggttcagagctggggcagggggttggggtgcagaaagaGGTTTAGAGTGTGGACTCTGGGAGGGCAttgggtccaggagggggctcagggctggggcaggttgtTGGGGTACatacaggagggagtgagggatgcGGGCTCCAGCCagatggtgcttacctcaggtgtctcccaggaagcagccagcatgtctggctcctaagcTCAGGGGCAGCTAGGTGGCGCCGCACATTACCCATgactgcaagcaccacccctgcagctcccattggccgcagatCCCAGCTAATGAGAGCTGCGGAGTCAGCGCTTGGGacgagggcagtgcacagagacccctTGGATGGCCCTGTGCCTACAGGCCACTGCCGAACATGCTGGCCGTTTCTGGGAGCCACACAGAATTAGGGCAggtagggagtctgccttagccccactgcgccgctggacttttagtggcctaaaatctctgattggcttcagtagcctccaggagatcAAGCCCAATTCATGGAGACTCCTGGCCAGTCTggaagggttggcaaccctagctagcTATGTGTATATTGTTCCCTTAGGGACAGCAAACACGGTAAATGCCCAATGCTTAAAAAGCTGGGTACTGTGGGGTGGTGGAAGCTTCAGAGGAACTCAAAGATGGGGATCACCTAGTGTTAACCTGCTAGGCAAATTTAGGACTGGCATATACCCAGAAGAGCGTGAGTGGCTGAATGGCTGGTAGTGTCAGGGAGCTTTCATCCAGCTACAGGAGACTCCCTGTTGCTGGTGGGTAACAAGATGAATCAGTCCTGGGCACCCTGAGAAAGCATCTCACCCTGTTCAAATCCTACATTTCAGGGGAGTACCTTACCTAGGGGGCTATGGGACAGTCTGATGGGAGAGGGCAGTGTGCTCCCAGAAGGTctactgttgaagctgtttcactaaGGATAAATAAAAGGGTCACTgagagagaggccagagaagagtgAGAATGTCTCTATAACCTTGTGGTTAGGGAAGTGGAAGATTGaggatccagtccccctgctccaatgactaatAATTTATCCAACGCAGAACAGTGTCAAGAGGACATATTGAGAAAGACTtactatcccatagctcagtggttagcagGCTCTTCTAAGAGGCAGGACatgcctgttcaaatcccttctctccaTCATCCAGATGGGAGTGGTGCTTAGGAAATACCTCTGGCATCATTATCGGTTCTTGGCTAGTTTAGGTAGGAAAGTGATTTTTGTGGCTCACATTCTTAGGCACTTATCTCTCCCCATTCCTTGTCTAAGAAGATTGGGCACCTACTAAGGCTTTGTGGAgtctagtgattttttttccccctccatgtCAGGTTTGATATAGCATTGCAATGTCTAAGTAGCTTTGTGGCTCTGGGCCTCATGAGCTGTATTGCTCTGCCGTATGAACAGGCATCTTCATGCTCATTGAGTTTATGGcaaactgtaaaattcactttgggctagattcacaaagctaCTGAGATGCCTAAGGCCCAACATTTAAGGGCCACTGACATTCTCAAAGCCACtattcagctgctgcctaacccaaCAGGGGCCTACCTTTCCACTGGTACACAGGCACAAAGCCACCCAAGGCCTGTTGCTGCCCCACTCCTAACCAGCTACTCTGATCCCTAGCAAGTTTCTCAGGCTAGGTCTTTCCCTGCCTGTCCCTGTAGGAGGTCTCACAGCACGCCTATGGGACCTCACACAAAAGGTGCCCGGGGGTCGGTGGCTGTGTCCCATACTATGTACTGGTTTGAGTTCTCCCCTCTGCCTGTTTTGAAACAGAGACTTGAACACAGGAATCCCCTCTCAGCGATGAATGCCCTAATCACCATGTGGGGCTGGGTCACATCTATGCTCTCCTGCTGAAATTTTTTCACTAAACATACATAAAGCCAGAGAGAGCCTCTCTAacctagtggttagggtactcaggtGCACAGCCTTGCTCCAATGAATAGTTATTTATAAACAATGGAATAGCACTAACAGATGAGCTTGAGAAAGCCCAACTAACCTAGCCAATACCTTGGTGGTGAGGGCACACCCCAGGGATTTGGGAGACCTGTGTTCCCCTCCAGACAGAGCAGTGATTTGACCCCAGGGTGTTCCCCTGCCAGATGAGTAGTACCCTACTAATACGCTGTAGGAGGGCTCTCTTTTGCTTTTCCTAAGAAAAGGCATGGGCTACCTATGGTGCTGACCTGGCTTAAGTGTCCCTAAGACATTGAAACACcttgtgatgttgcaccccataatgctttatagaaatatgcttaggagtgtaaatatgacattatgttttatgctagatatgccatgtaacatctctgcaaaggttatgatctactaaatatagtcatcctatttgtatgctttCCTGAGAATGTGGCGTCGGCCTGTAAAAAATTGactcatgcatggacatgtgactgcaaaactccatcttgtggaTGGGATTTTATATAGGAGAGGCGAAGaagtttccacccacaagaaagtctatttaagcccctggaaacccctccattttgtcttcagctggctcaagtgATAGTCTCCCCACCCCAAAGGGTGCCTGAAAGAAAccggaacaaaggacagtaactacagggggtgtgagtgattgaaGGAGActagactagaaggaggctagtctgtcaaagacgcttattggaacatctctgatggtgagatttacctgtatttagtttcctactgtattaggcttagacttgcgtgtttttgtttagtggcttattttgttctgtctgtttaaacttggaaccacttaaatcctcctttttgtatgtaataaaatcactttttacttatcaattaacccagagtaagtattaatacTGGGAGGGCAAACGACTGTGCCTATCtcgctatcagtgttatagagggagaacaatttataagtttatcctgcataagctttatacagggtaaaatggatttacgTGGGGTTTGGATCTcgttgggagctgggtatctgagtgctggtGACAGGAGcatttcttaagctgttttcagttaagcctgcatcTTATGGGGGAAgtggttcagacttggatctgtgtttgcagcaggcaagtgtgtctggctcaaacaagacAAGGTGCTgcagtcccaagctgccagggaaaatggactcagaggtagtctcggcacatcaggtggcagtcccaaagggctttctgtgacccaacccatcacacaccTAAGGCCCTTTGTCAATCTAGATTTTGGTATTTCTCGCCCCTCTTCCCTGGGGATGTATCTAAACAGccagcagagaagggcaactaagtGCTTGATGCTTCACTGGGTAGGCTTGCCAAAGTGAGCAAGAAGAAATACTGCCCTCAGGTGGTTCTGAACTGGAGATTGTTATGAATTTGTAACCACAGGGAAACACGGTTGTGGGTTTTGAAGAACTGATACCTACCAGACCCTGAGAGTGAAGTTGGGGTGGcttctggtaagctttttagcatgcatgTGGGTTCTTTTATGGTTTTTAATACTTCTAGAATtatttcaccttaagaataaatgtgctttctTATAAAGAGCTATGTGATAACTTACAACTGCAGGTCAGTATGCTATCCATAGCCTCTGgcgagaaagcaaagtgcagctGGTGGTCTCATTAGGCTctgtggcttgctgggaatatcacaatATAGGCtgagaactgtgcagcctggaaaattCCTGGTCAGAAGGAAGAGAAACATAGGTCTGTGCCCAAAAGAGGTAATGGGGGCCAGGAtcctagagtgggtgcccttaaGGGACCATTGAGAGGAAACAAAGGTGCAGTTGTCCTGAATTGTAGCAGCCACCATCTTAGGTATCACAAGACTTTCTCATAGCCCAGAAGCTTCCCTTCTGATTTACTTTGCCACACAAAATTTAAGGGTAGCAATGTCAGAGAGAAGTTGtagtcctttttttcccctctaaattGCTGTATGTGCATCTTTCCAATCTTTCCTTACAAGGTGAAAATCTCTTAATTCACTCAGCTAGAGATAAAGAGTAATACATTCTGGCTGCAGCTTAGCTAAAATTGGCAGGAAAAATAGCCTTCcccctagggtaaccagatagtaagtgtgaaaaatcaggacggggtggggagtaataggtatctatgtaagaaaaagcccaaaatatcaggactgtccctataaaatcgggacgttgGTCACCCTACTTCCCCCAAAAGGGTACTTGTTGTGGTAACCAGAAAATCCACCCCCTCAACTGCAGGGGAGGAACCACTGAGCCCAGCTCACAAATGACTTCTTGGGACGAGTGAACAAACAGAAACAGGCCTCACCAGTTAAAATCAGGGATACAGAAGGGGACACTGACCAGAGAACACTCTGGATAGTGCCCATcgctcctcaaaggtgtctaaGAAGTCAATGGACACTACTCGGAGAGACTCTTCCGATTCCTTGTCCAGTCATGCCTTCAGGCAATTGGCCTGAGAGTCACAGAGCACCCCTTCATCAACCTTAATTAAAAATGGATCAGTTGATAAGccaacaaaaaaattaaacctcCTTACTATCTCCTCTGACGAAACTCCAGGCCATATcccttaaaaaatatataatcaaGGAACCCTGTTTTGTGCCATGTGGTGCCCAAATTAGGGAAAAAAATACACCTTCCCCAGTCCACTCTACCACAGGTGTCCTTTTGCAATTCCTTCCTCTTCTGTCAGTCTCTGGAAACTACTCACTGGTGTGCTCAGATAATTTTAATCATATCCATCAATTTTTGGTACAGAGAAGAATGGAAGGCAAATTAGTTTCATGTTCTATCTCAGTTTCCTAAACAGAAGCCAGACAATGCAATAGAGACCTGCATGGCCTTTGGATCTCTTTCCCTCACAAGCGTGCACTTCAATTATGGCTTACAGAAAAACAGGAGGATTTGAGTATGTGGGATTCAGTCTTACGGAACAATTCTAAATCAGAATGGACCTCATTACAATCAAAGAACTGAAGTCCTAGAGAATAAAAACAGCACCATTCAGCTGAGGATTTTAAGTGTTGTACCCAATTTCTGTACAATTCAGGTATCATATTTCTATAATAACTTTATATGAAGTGTGTGGTTTGTATTCCAATGACTTACATTAAGAAGCCGAGACACATGTTAATAGATGCTTTCTTGTAATGTCTTAGTCTGtacatttttattgcaaatatggCCATGTCCTTTCCCTCCCATCAAAGTCTGGACTGAATTAACTGAAGTGGTTTCTTAATGAATTTGGAAAATTAAAAGCAAATGCAGTACTTACGAGCTCAAGTCAGCTCAAACTATTGTAAGCTTTTCTGAAGCCATGGGGGGAAAAAGGCTTATCCTGTCTTAACACTGAGGCCAGCAGTAGAGCCACATCTGCCACTATggccatgtctacgctacaaaattatgTTAACCTAACTTTCATAGGTATAAAGCCGCCAGAGTAATTACAGTACATCAcataaagaacaaggagtacttgtggcaccttagagactaacacatttatttgggcataagcttttgtgggctaaaactcacttcatcggatgcatgcagtagaaaatacagtaggaagatatatatacacacatagagAACACGAAAAAAtggggtgttgccataccaactctaacaagactaatcaattaaggtgggctattatcagcaggagaaaaaacttcATGTGTGCAtctacactttgctccttgtgtcagcggtgcatgtcctcaccaggagtgcttgtatggggcattgtgggacagctcctgaaagccagtaacagtcaacataagcaacacagtttctacactgacactgtgtcaaAATAACTACATTGACTCTTAGCTGCTTGTGGAGGAGGAGTTATTAAGTTGACATAAGGGTCAGTTATGTCAGCAGAAGCGAAATTTAAGTGTAGATATGTCCATTAttattaggttgatgtaagctgccttgcgtcAACCTAACTCTAATATAGACCAGACCTATGACAACCTCAGGAGAAGCATGCCCCACCCTTTGAGAGCATAGAATTAGATTTCTAATGGTATATAAACAAGTGGAAATGTATTCCCCAATATTTGCATACCTTAACTTTGCCACAGCCAGGGCAAAACATTTAAACTAATTGCTTGTCTAAGATGAAATACACCCAGACAAACATACTTGCTCCAGTACTGGATGTAACAGCTATAGATCACCTGCAGTTTTCTCCTGCAATCCTTTATTTCCCCACCACAACAGCAAAATGAACTGAGCAGCCTTGAAATCAGAATGCATGGCTTCTGACACCACATTCAGTCAGCCAGAAGGATGTGCTCATACCAGTCAGCACACTACATGATACTGGTCTGGGAAGCAAGAATTTCAAGATCCCTCAAAGCCAACCCAAGACTCCCTTTCTGGCAGTATAGCATACCTGCTTCATGGTCCCTTTGTCTAAGTGCCCCTTGGTTCAATTAAATCAAAATCCAAAGACACTACAGATAGTTAAAGTGTAGTTTTTATTAAATTATAAATTTTGTAACAAAAACCAAGACAGATCAACAAAGACCAACAAAAACAAACTACAAGGACTAGACAGCAAAGCCAATGAAAATGCAATGAAGTGTGTACAGATAAGAATTATCAACGAAAGTTAATAGCATTTTTACATTTCCACTGCATGAAGATAAAATGATTGCTTTGTCTAATAAAACACATCTTAACTCCAAACTCACATATTATTTTCTCACATTAAATTAAGCATCCTGCTCATACCCAACATCTTGTCTGTTCCCACATTGCTTTAGTGTTCTTTTCATATATCAATCCATGCAGAAAGTAGTAAGACACTTAATGCAACAGTCAGATAATGAAGACAATCTGAGTTGTACAGTGGATATACATTGGCCAAAAAGGGACTGAGTATCTCCACGGGGTAAAATGCtacaaaataaacacaaaagaCATTTTCAAGAAAACTGGGTATTGCTAAGTAGCTTTCAAACCATTAACAAGACACCCCAGTTTCTTACATTTAAAGAGTCTTCCAGCTGAGACATGTTGAGACTTTAAGTTAACAGGCCAAATCTGTTtctcccttttcccccctcccacttcAAATACACTGCTAGGTTTGAGTGCAATGCCAGCATGGACAGAAAATTTACAGATACTGGTCTGAGTTTTTAACACATGGCTCTAAATTTAAACTTCAGTTATCGTGCACTGTCCATCAGGCCTTCTAGATCTTACACTGGTGCTTACTGCTCCACCCCCTGCCACTGGTCTCTCTATTACTGATTGGTTTGCATTTGCATTCAAGTGTCTTTGCTGGGCAGAGGACGTGTGTTGCTGAAGTTGAGCATACACATCCTCACTATCGCTGCTATCATCCGATTCGGTTTCCTCAACGGAGGTGTCAGGGGCTGGCACCCTACCAGAAGATGATGACTCATGgtcttcctctccctctcccctatgACTTCTTTCAGCCATGCTGTCTCCGTTTATTTGTAAGTGGGCAAAAGAGTTCTCTAAAGAAGTGCTTGCATCAGGTGATGGCGTTGCAGGACTCGTCAGCTGACCATCTAGTGAAGTTAGGGGTCTAGCAGAAACGGATGCTAGAGGCTgcgcagcagcagcccccagagccGATGTACTGTCTGcgccatcagcagagctctctCTTCCTAGATTGACAGTGCTAGAATCACAGTCCAACCTAAGCCCGGCCACTCCCTTCTTTGGTATATCTATTATGTCCCGTTTTATTTTCCTGCGACGTCCATGCTCATTTCTCCTATACTGAACCATGTTTTCGAGATCTGCTACATACAAAAACCCAGCAATTAACATTTCAGTACTCTTTTTACCTTTGGAAAAGGCATCTTCCAGCTCCCTACTGGTACGTTCATCATATTGCCACCAACCATTTCTACCTTCATAGTACCAAGCATATTCCCCATTGCCTCTGCTTGCCACTTTGAGTTCCTCTGGCGACAGTAAGGTTGGCTTGTCAAGAAAGTCCTCAGGAATCTCCTGCCGACACAGTGCACATCGTTTTCCAAGCCAGGAAGCTCCCTTCACACACAGATAGCAGAAAACATGTTTACAAGGCAGACTCACTGGGTGGACACACGTTTGCAGACAGATAGCACATTCAGGGACTGTTAGGGAAGGTGTTGCATTGGAACATGACTCATTTGTCTTCCTATTAGTGGGAAGCATGTTGATCGAGTGATCAATTTCACCACAGCCAGCCATCCTACAAAGAATCAGAAATAGATTTAAGTCAGGTTATAGGTATTAAGACAAATCAGTACCTTAACTCACCTAAGACAATACTAATCACAGAATAAATAAAAGCTTTCCATGAAGTTAAACTTTTGGACAATCAGATATGAAACAAACTgagcattttaaaacatttacgTTTTATAGGTGCATAGTTCAGTGATGTTAACAATGGCTTCCAAATACCAAGTTCAGCATCCCAACCTGGTTGTCTATTTCAGTTTTAGTATGCCAGTTCAGACTAATTGATTTGCAGTTCCTTCTGTGCTCCCAGGCAGGATGTTAGCTAATCAATAAGGAATTTTCTTTTGTGCATACTCTGGTGCAATAGCTGCTTGAGTGCATTCAGTCAGCCAGCTGTTTGTATGCCTCTTCAAGAAATGAACAGCAGCTGAAAGTTTGTAAATCTTGCTTTCATGACAGAAAATCCTCAAGAAGTGCTCTGCCTGTAGGCACCTACGTGAAGCAACTTATAGAGCTTGTCTTGATAACGATGGGGAGCATCAACTCAGGAGCCTAGAAGATGGAAATACCTATTCAGCAGCCTTCTCCCACTCCCACAGCACTCTATGGGATGCTCTCATGAGGGACTTTCCGTCCTTCCTCTCATCTAATAGCCCTCAAGAGTCAGCTAGGCACCCAGGCAAAAGTAGTAACTTTGTGATTAATGGTGAGTGTTGTagagcagtggctttcaaccttttcagacttctatacccctaatcctttcaggagt includes:
- the RNF146 gene encoding E3 ubiquitin-protein ligase RNF146 isoform X2 codes for the protein MAGCGEIDHSINMLPTNRKTNESCSNATPSLTVPECAICLQTCVHPVSLPCKHVFCYLCVKGASWLGKRCALCRQEIPEDFLDKPTLLSPEELKVASRGNGEYAWYYEGRNGWWQYDERTSRELEDAFSKGKKSTEMLIAGFLYVADLENMVQYRRNEHGRRRKIKRDIIDIPKKGVAGLRLDCDSSTVNLGRESSADGADSTSALGAAAAQPLASVSARPLTSLDGQLTSPATPSPDASTSLENSFAHLQINGDSMAERSHRGEGEEDHESSSSGRVPAPDTSVEETESDDSSDSEDVYAQLQQHTSSAQQRHLNANANQSVIERPVAGGGAVSTSVRSRRPDGQCTITEV
- the RNF146 gene encoding E3 ubiquitin-protein ligase RNF146 isoform X1: MAAPQSKGTAEVETLVVFSCAAQKNEPTVGKSTLYSDWIHLKRTILVLWHASSGTILKKKMAGCGEIDHSINMLPTNRKTNESCSNATPSLTVPECAICLQTCVHPVSLPCKHVFCYLCVKGASWLGKRCALCRQEIPEDFLDKPTLLSPEELKVASRGNGEYAWYYEGRNGWWQYDERTSRELEDAFSKGKKSTEMLIAGFLYVADLENMVQYRRNEHGRRRKIKRDIIDIPKKGVAGLRLDCDSSTVNLGRESSADGADSTSALGAAAAQPLASVSARPLTSLDGQLTSPATPSPDASTSLENSFAHLQINGDSMAERSHRGEGEEDHESSSSGRVPAPDTSVEETESDDSSDSEDVYAQLQQHTSSAQQRHLNANANQSVIERPVAGGGAVSTSVRSRRPDGQCTITEV